A single window of Vibrio sp. SCSIO 43137 DNA harbors:
- a CDS encoding LysR substrate-binding domain-containing protein, whose protein sequence is MKEQMPPLQGLYYFYLAAEKGSFKEAAEAVFVTPAAISQQIRQLEESLNCTLFIRQHRNIALTREGEILFLSAKNGFKEITHGLQKLTQDPEPNRLSISTHPSFAQHWLLPRVNQFREKHPDISLLLDPRNELVTFEDNAIDLCIRYGKGDYPGLHSELLTEEQLLPACHPRYQKEHNIYSIADLAHADLIEDIWPDMDWARWLQHMGVEPNAPALKYNGSNFVLEGALAGQGVALVKQSLTRRYIEEGKLVRIGNTAIKSDYSYYLCAPAHYFQRSKVALFCHWIRSQLNPLPA, encoded by the coding sequence GTGAAAGAGCAGATGCCTCCCCTTCAGGGGTTGTACTACTTCTATCTGGCGGCGGAGAAAGGCAGCTTTAAAGAGGCCGCAGAGGCGGTTTTTGTCACTCCTGCCGCCATCAGCCAACAAATCCGGCAGTTGGAAGAGTCGCTAAACTGTACTCTATTCATTCGCCAACACAGAAATATTGCCCTGACCCGTGAAGGTGAGATCTTGTTCCTCTCGGCCAAAAATGGTTTTAAAGAGATCACCCACGGGCTACAAAAGTTAACTCAGGATCCGGAACCAAACAGGCTTTCTATCTCAACTCACCCTTCCTTTGCCCAGCACTGGTTGCTTCCCAGAGTAAATCAGTTTAGGGAAAAGCATCCCGACATATCTTTGTTGCTGGATCCCCGCAATGAGTTGGTCACCTTTGAAGATAATGCGATAGACCTTTGTATCCGCTACGGAAAAGGAGACTATCCCGGGCTGCACAGTGAACTATTAACTGAAGAGCAGTTGCTTCCAGCCTGCCACCCGCGTTATCAGAAAGAACATAACATCTATTCCATAGCCGATCTGGCTCATGCTGATCTGATAGAGGATATCTGGCCGGATATGGACTGGGCACGCTGGTTACAGCATATGGGAGTAGAGCCAAACGCACCGGCCCTGAAATACAACGGATCAAACTTCGTACTGGAAGGTGCACTGGCAGGACAGGGCGTGGCTCTGGTAAAGCAGAGCCTTACCCGCCGCTACATTGAAGAAGGAAAGCTGGTCAGAATCGGCAATACAGCCATAAAATCTGATTACAGTTATTACTTGTGTGCACCGGCCCACTACTTCCAAAGGAGTAAAGTGGCGCTGTTCTGCCACTGGATTCGATCTCAGCTTAACCCACTGCCAGCATAG